A single genomic interval of Centropristis striata isolate RG_2023a ecotype Rhode Island chromosome 8, C.striata_1.0, whole genome shotgun sequence harbors:
- the LOC131976230 gene encoding gamma-enolase-like — translation MSIVNIVAREILDSRGNPTVEVDLHTGKGVFRAAVPSGASTGIYEALELRDGDKTRYKGKGVTKAVNHINDTLGPALIQSGINVLEQEKLDNMMIEMDGTDNKSKFGANAILGVSLAICKAGAAQKGVPLYRHIADLAGNGELVLPVPAFNVINGGSHAGNRLAMQEFMVLPVGAESFRDALRVGAELYQTLRGVIKEKYGQDATNVGDEGGFAPNIQENSEALELIKTAIEKAGFTDKVVIGMDVAASEFFIEGKYDLDFKSPPNAARNISGEELASIYQGFINNYPVVSIEDPFDQDDWPAWSQFTASVGIQVVGDDLTVTNPRRIKRAVEDKACNCLLLKVNQIGSVTEAIKACKLAQENGWGVMVSHRSGETEDTFIADLVVGLCTGQIKTGAPCRSERLAKYNQLMRIEEELGDQARFAGHNFRNPSAL, via the exons atgtcTATTGTGAATATTGTTGCCAGGGAGATCCTGGACTCCAGGGGAAACCCCACTGTGGAAGTAGATCTGCATACtggcaaag gtgtgttcagggctgctGTGCCCAGCGGTGCGTCCACCGGCATCTACGAGGCTCTGGAGCTCCGAGATGGAGACAAGACGCGCTACAAGGGCAAAG GTGTAACCAAAGCTGTAAATCACATCAATGACACCCTTGGACCGGCCCTCATCCAGTCT ggAATCAATGTGTTGGAGCAGGAGAAACTGGACAACATGATGATCGAAATGGACGGCACTGACAACAAAT CTAAGTTTGGGGCCAATGCTATTCTTGGAGTATCACTGGCCATATGCAAAGCTGGCGCAGCACAGAAAGGTGTCCCCCTGTACCGCCACATTGCTGATCTGGCAGGAAACGGAGAATTGGTTCTCCCAGTTCCT GCTTTTAATGTGATCAATGGGGGCTCCCATGCTGGGAACAGGCTGGCTATGCAGGAGTTCATGGTGCTTCCTGTAGGGGCGGAGTCTTTCCGTGATGCTCTGCGTGTGGGGGCGGAGCTCTATCAAACACTGAGAGGTGTCATAAAGGAGAAGTATGGTCAGGATGCCACAAATGTGGGAGATGAGGGAGGATTTGCACCTAATATACAAGAGAACAGTGAAG CCCTGGAGCTGATAAAGACGGCCATAGAGAAAGCAGGCTTCACAGACAAAGTGGTGATCGGGATGGATGTTGCAGCTTCAGAGTTTTTCATCGAGGGCAAGTACGACCTGGACTTTAAGTCTCCGCCCAACGCTGCCCGCAACATCAGTGGAGAGGAGCTGGCCAGCATCTATCAGGGCTTCATTAACAACTACCCAG TGGTGTCTATTGAGGACCCTTTTGACCAGGACGACTGGCCCGCTTGGTCACAGTTCACAGCCTCAGTGGGCATCCAG GTTGTTGGAGACGATCTGACAGTCACTAACCCACGCAGGATAAAACGAGCCGTGGAGGACAAGGCCTGCAACTGCCTGCTGCTTAAAGTCAACCAGATTGGCTCTGTTACAGAGGCCATCAAGgc GTGTAAGCTGGCCCAGGAGAACGGATGGGGTGTGATGGTGAGCCACCGCTCAGGAGAAACAGAGGACACTTTTATAGCTGACCTGGTGGTTGGTCTCTGCACTggacag ATCAAGACTGGAGCTCCCTGTCGATCAGAACGTCTGGCCAAATACAATCAGCTCATGAG GATTGAGGAAGAGTTGGGTGACCAGGCTCGCTTTGCTGGCCACAACTTCCGCAACCCCAGTGCCCTTTGA